The Chitinophagales bacterium genome has a segment encoding these proteins:
- the gyrA gene encoding DNA gyrase subunit A, which produces MSEELDGSKEEKIIHVNIEDQMKTAYIDYSMSVIVSRALPDVRDGLKPVHRRVLYGMLDLGLQSNKPYKKSARIVGEVLGKYHPHGDSSVYDTMVRMAQYWSLRYPLVDGQGNFGSQDGDPPAAMRYTEARFKKIAEDMLEDIDKNTVDFQLNFDDSLKEPTVMPTRVPQLLVNGASGIAVGMATNMLPHNLTEVIDGIIHYIDNREVTIDELMQFIKAPDFPTGGIIYGYEGVKEAFHTGRGKIRVRGKATIEENDNGRSQIIITEVPYQVQPNAIITRASDLVNDKKIEGISEIRDESDKDGLRIVFDLKRDAIPNVVLNNLYKYTPLQTSFGVNNIALVKGRPVQLNLKDLIRHFVDFRHEVVVRRTQYELEQAEKRAHILEGYIIALDNLDAVIKLIRESANPEEAKNGLMSNFGLSEIQAKAILELRLQRLTGMEMDKIRAEHKEVMALIDKLNEILNTESIRFDIIKEELADIKKKYGDERRSEIVFYGDDINYEDMIPEENMVVTISHLGYLKRTSLDEYKQQKRGGKGSVGGKTRDEDFIEHLFVASTHNYLLLFTEQGKCYWLKVYEIPEGNKTAKGRPVQNIINIPQDDKIKAFINIEDLKNDEFLDTHYIIMATKNGIVKKTSAREYSRPRVNGVNAITIKDGDELLTARLTNGQSEIILGSKAGYAVRFDEADARAIGRTGAGVKGMTLRGDTDEVIGMVCVDVNASNQEDIMVVSENGYGKRSALEDYRKTSRGGKGVKTISVTEKTGNLIAINAVNDENDLMIINKSGITIRIGLDKIRTMGRATQGVSLIKVKEGDEIAAVAKTIRDEEEEENTDESIENQTENNNNENEINNDEA; this is translated from the coding sequence ATGTCAGAAGAATTAGACGGAAGTAAAGAAGAAAAAATCATTCATGTAAATATCGAAGACCAAATGAAAACTGCCTATATAGATTATTCTATGTCGGTTATCGTTTCAAGAGCATTACCAGATGTAAGAGATGGTTTAAAACCTGTGCATCGTAGAGTTTTATATGGTATGCTCGATTTAGGTTTGCAGTCCAATAAACCTTATAAAAAATCAGCTAGAATTGTTGGGGAAGTGTTGGGTAAATACCATCCACATGGCGACAGCTCTGTTTATGATACAATGGTGCGTATGGCTCAATATTGGTCATTAAGATATCCTTTAGTAGATGGACAAGGTAACTTTGGTTCACAAGATGGTGATCCACCAGCTGCTATGCGTTATACTGAAGCAAGATTTAAAAAGATTGCAGAAGATATGTTGGAAGACATCGACAAAAATACAGTCGACTTTCAACTCAACTTCGATGATTCCTTAAAAGAACCAACGGTAATGCCTACAAGAGTTCCACAGCTTTTGGTAAACGGTGCTTCTGGTATTGCCGTAGGTATGGCTACCAATATGTTGCCTCACAATCTTACAGAAGTAATTGATGGTATTATTCACTACATTGACAATAGAGAAGTTACTATTGATGAGTTAATGCAATTTATAAAAGCACCAGATTTTCCTACTGGTGGAATTATTTATGGTTATGAAGGTGTAAAAGAAGCATTTCACACTGGTAGAGGAAAAATTAGAGTAAGAGGTAAAGCGACCATCGAAGAAAATGACAACGGAAGATCGCAAATTATTATTACCGAAGTGCCTTATCAAGTGCAACCAAATGCAATTATTACTAGAGCATCTGATTTGGTGAACGATAAAAAAATCGAAGGCATTTCTGAAATTAGAGATGAATCGGATAAAGATGGTTTGCGTATAGTGTTTGATTTAAAACGAGATGCTATACCTAATGTAGTACTCAATAATTTATACAAATACACACCACTACAAACCAGTTTTGGTGTTAATAACATTGCATTAGTTAAAGGTCGTCCTGTACAATTGAATCTAAAAGACTTAATTAGACATTTTGTCGATTTTAGACATGAAGTAGTGGTAAGAAGAACGCAATACGAGTTAGAACAAGCAGAAAAAAGAGCACACATCTTAGAAGGTTATATTATTGCTCTTGATAACTTAGATGCAGTAATTAAATTAATTAGAGAATCAGCTAATCCAGAAGAAGCTAAAAATGGCTTAATGTCTAATTTTGGTTTGTCAGAAATTCAAGCTAAAGCCATATTAGAGTTGCGTTTACAGCGATTAACTGGTATGGAAATGGATAAAATTCGTGCAGAACATAAAGAAGTAATGGCATTAATTGATAAACTCAACGAGATTTTAAATACTGAATCTATTCGTTTCGATATTATTAAAGAAGAACTAGCAGACATCAAAAAGAAATATGGAGATGAACGCCGTTCTGAAATTGTTTTTTATGGCGATGATATCAACTATGAAGATATGATTCCAGAAGAAAACATGGTCGTTACTATTTCTCATCTAGGATATTTAAAAAGAACTTCTTTAGATGAATACAAACAACAAAAAAGAGGTGGAAAAGGTTCTGTTGGTGGAAAAACAAGAGATGAAGATTTTATAGAACATCTTTTTGTTGCTTCTACACACAATTACTTGTTGCTGTTTACAGAACAAGGAAAATGTTATTGGCTAAAAGTTTATGAAATTCCAGAAGGCAATAAAACAGCAAAAGGTCGTCCTGTTCAAAACATCATCAATATTCCACAAGATGACAAAATCAAAGCATTTATTAATATAGAAGATTTAAAGAACGACGAATTCTTAGATACGCACTATATCATTATGGCAACTAAAAATGGTATTGTTAAAAAAACAAGTGCTAGAGAATATTCTCGTCCAAGAGTAAATGGTGTTAACGCTATTACTATTAAAGATGGCGATGAATTATTAACTGCTCGATTAACCAATGGTCAGTCTGAAATTATTTTAGGTTCTAAAGCTGGTTATGCTGTACGATTTGATGAAGCTGATGCTAGAGCAATTGGTAGAACTGGAGCTGGTGTTAAAGGTATGACATTGCGTGGCGATACTGATGAAGTGATTGGCATGGTTTGTGTTGATGTTAATGCAAGCAATCAAGAAGATATTATGGTAGTATCTGAAAATGGTTATGGCAAACGCTCTGCTTTAGAAGATTATAGAAAAACTTCTAGAGGTGGAAAAGGTGTTAAAACAATTAGCGTTACTGAAAAAACAGGTAACTTAATTGCCATCAATGCTGTAAACGACGAGAACGATTTAATGATTATCAATAAATCTGGAATTACCATAAGAATTGGATTGGATAAAATTAGAACAATGGGAAGAGCAACACAAGGTGTAAGCTTAATTAAAGTAAAAGAAGGTGATGAAATTGCTGCAGTTGCTAAAACCATTAGAGATGAAGAGGAAGAAGAAAATACAGATGAATCAATAGAAAATCAAACAGAAAATAACAATAACGAAAATGAAATCAATAATGATGAAGCATAA
- a CDS encoding type II toxin-antitoxin system RelE/ParE family toxin, with the protein MYKIVYRPRALEELEDSLRFYGEKSKKVAENFKEAIKEKIESIKESPKQNPKKYKNYYEAKLKKYPFVIIYIVEDERILIVAIFHQKRNPKKKYK; encoded by the coding sequence ATGTATAAGATAGTTTATAGACCAAGAGCATTAGAAGAATTAGAAGATAGTTTAAGGTTTTATGGAGAAAAGAGTAAAAAGGTAGCAGAAAATTTTAAAGAAGCTATAAAAGAAAAGATAGAATCAATAAAAGAAAGTCCAAAACAAAATCCAAAAAAGTATAAAAACTATTACGAAGCAAAACTAAAGAAATATCCATTTGTAATTATTTATATAGTGGAAGACGAAAGAATATTAATAGTCGCAATATTCCATCAAAAAAGAAACCCAAAGAAGAAATACAAGTAG
- a CDS encoding NUDIX domain-containing protein, which translates to MYKLFVNNKEIYLTSHADSVERLLKSKKDVIVKSYKSKEALHQFIKSVIYNANFNTTIILHSIRLQVLYKDFLKFFKKIEAAGGVVINPKEEVLLIFRRGSWDLPKGKIDDGETVQDAAIREIQEETGVGNLKIVKPIIFKKTHNSATYHAYSMNGKKNMKITYWFLMHTTDTKKLKPQTDEDIEQAVWVPKAKLKDYYSNMYASIKDVLMEL; encoded by the coding sequence ATGTATAAACTTTTTGTCAATAACAAAGAGATTTACCTCACTAGTCATGCAGATAGTGTGGAACGATTGCTAAAAAGCAAAAAAGATGTTATTGTAAAATCCTATAAATCTAAAGAAGCACTGCATCAGTTTATTAAATCAGTTATATATAATGCTAATTTCAATACGACTATAATACTGCATAGTATTCGACTTCAAGTATTATATAAAGATTTTCTGAAATTTTTCAAGAAGATAGAAGCTGCTGGTGGTGTTGTAATTAATCCGAAAGAGGAAGTTTTACTTATTTTTAGAAGAGGAAGCTGGGATTTACCTAAAGGAAAAATTGATGATGGCGAAACAGTGCAAGACGCAGCAATTAGAGAGATTCAAGAAGAAACTGGTGTTGGTAATTTAAAAATTGTAAAGCCAATTATTTTTAAAAAGACACATAATTCTGCTACTTATCATGCTTATTCTATGAATGGTAAGAAAAACATGAAGATTACTTATTGGTTTTTAATGCATACTACAGATACTAAAAAGCTAAAACCACAAACCGATGAAGATATAGAACAAGCTGTTTGGGTACCAAAAGCCAAATTAAAAGACTATTATAGCAATATGTATGCTTCTATAAAAGATGTATTAATGGAACTCTAG
- a CDS encoding orotate phosphoribosyltransferase, with protein MENLAFKQQLAEYLLKIQAVKLQPNEPFTWASGWQSPIYCDNRKILSHQDVRTYVKNGLCDLINAYFSDVDCIAGVATAGIAHAALVADALNLPMVYVRSSAKSHGLANLIEGELRHGSRVVVIEDTISTGGSSMKAIKDLRHAGAEVIGLMAIFKYGFQVSKDLFHNEGVVVKTLTNYATLLEVAKKQALISENDLESLNLWQESPSSWNN; from the coding sequence ATGGAAAACTTAGCATTTAAACAACAGTTAGCAGAATATCTGTTAAAAATTCAGGCAGTAAAATTACAACCCAATGAACCATTTACTTGGGCAAGTGGTTGGCAATCGCCTATATATTGTGATAATAGAAAAATACTATCACATCAAGATGTTAGAACTTATGTAAAAAATGGCTTGTGTGATTTAATTAATGCCTATTTTTCTGATGTTGATTGTATTGCAGGTGTGGCAACTGCTGGAATTGCACATGCCGCTTTGGTTGCCGATGCTTTAAATTTACCTATGGTTTATGTGCGTTCGTCTGCAAAATCTCATGGATTGGCTAATCTAATTGAAGGCGAGTTAAGACACGGAAGTAGGGTAGTAGTGATAGAAGATACTATTTCTACTGGTGGTAGTAGCATGAAAGCCATTAAAGATTTAAGACATGCTGGTGCTGAAGTCATTGGTTTGATGGCAATTTTTAAATATGGATTTCAAGTAAGTAAAGATTTATTTCATAATGAAGGTGTTGTTGTTAAAACATTAACTAATTATGCTACATTGCTTGAAGTAGCTAAAAAACAAGCTTTGATTTCTGAAAATGATTTGGAAAGCTTAAATTTGTGGCAAGAATCTCCAAGTAGTTGGAATAACTAA
- a CDS encoding DUF445 family protein, with product MTGFYIDLLSWKTYAVPLIGGFIGWLTNYIAVKMLFHPRQPKKVLFLTFHGIFPKNKPRIANKLGNVVQRDLINFNDIKERLQDPEALNNIKEEIALRIDNVIRDKVEKNPVAKTLVPEGLIQSVHKSIVKEIENNLPQVIGTSLDKIEEKLDIRTLVRNKVEAFSDEKLENMLMDITAREFKFIELIGAILGFLIGIVQLIIQSF from the coding sequence ATGACAGGTTTTTATATCGATTTGCTTTCTTGGAAAACTTATGCCGTTCCGCTTATTGGTGGCTTTATTGGTTGGCTAACCAATTATATAGCAGTAAAAATGTTATTTCATCCAAGACAACCTAAAAAAGTACTTTTTTTAACTTTTCATGGTATTTTCCCAAAAAATAAACCAAGAATTGCTAATAAATTGGGAAATGTAGTACAGCGAGATTTAATTAATTTTAATGATATTAAAGAAAGACTGCAAGATCCAGAAGCATTAAACAATATCAAAGAAGAAATTGCTTTGAGAATTGACAATGTAATTAGAGACAAAGTTGAAAAAAATCCAGTGGCTAAAACTTTAGTACCAGAAGGTTTAATACAAAGTGTACATAAATCTATAGTTAAAGAAATAGAGAATAACTTACCACAAGTAATTGGAACTTCTTTAGATAAAATAGAGGAGAAGCTAGACATAAGAACACTAGTTAGAAATAAAGTAGAAGCATTCTCTGATGAAAAACTAGAGAATATGCTAATGGATATTACTGCTAGAGAATTTAAATTTATAGAATTAATAGGTGCAATCTTAGGATTTTTAATAGGCATTGTTCAATTAATCATTCAATCATTTTAA
- a CDS encoding sodium:proton antiporter: MEAFHLISFLILITAILAYINHRYIKLPTTIGLMLLSLLMSLLVFPITHFFPGFLTTAQNIVNSFEFSELVLDVFLCYLLFAGAYHTNYSDLAKEKLSVSAFAFIGVFVCTFLVGIGIYYILQWIGYDASIWSCLLFGSLISPTDPIAVLGILADSKMPNRIKTNIIGESLFNDGIGVVIFISIATILSNGVEQASVIGFLKLFALEAGGGVALGIVIGYIVYKLLKSIDHYQTEMFITLAAVTTGYVAAQQLHISGPLAMVVAGLFIGNRARGGVAMSDATEQYIDKFWHMLDELLNALLFVLIGLEVLVVEIKSSYWIIAILGLILMLVARYISVSIPYLLVNKKSKLPKETPFLMTWGGLRGGLSIAMALSISKSLPEKDLWVFVTYIIVLFAIIVQATTLKKILNKLYK, encoded by the coding sequence ATGGAAGCATTTCATCTTATATCATTTTTAATTTTAATAACAGCAATACTAGCTTATATTAATCATAGATATATTAAGTTGCCCACTACTATTGGTTTAATGCTTTTGTCATTATTAATGTCATTACTAGTATTTCCAATAACACACTTTTTTCCAGGATTTTTAACAACAGCACAAAATATAGTTAACAGTTTTGAGTTCTCAGAATTAGTATTAGATGTATTTTTATGTTATCTATTATTTGCTGGAGCATACCATACTAATTACAGCGATTTAGCCAAAGAAAAACTAAGTGTAAGTGCATTTGCATTCATAGGTGTATTTGTATGTACTTTCTTAGTAGGTATTGGTATATATTATATTCTACAATGGATTGGTTATGATGCTAGTATTTGGTCGTGTTTGCTGTTTGGTTCTTTAATTTCGCCAACAGATCCAATTGCTGTGCTTGGAATATTAGCAGATTCTAAAATGCCAAATAGAATCAAAACTAATATAATAGGAGAATCTTTATTTAATGATGGTATTGGAGTAGTTATATTTATTTCTATAGCAACTATTCTAAGCAATGGAGTAGAACAAGCAAGTGTTATAGGTTTTTTAAAACTATTTGCATTAGAAGCTGGTGGAGGAGTAGCTTTGGGAATTGTAATAGGTTATATTGTATATAAATTATTAAAATCAATAGATCATTATCAAACGGAAATGTTCATAACATTGGCAGCAGTAACAACTGGTTATGTAGCAGCACAACAATTACACATTTCTGGTCCATTGGCAATGGTAGTTGCTGGTTTGTTTATCGGCAATAGAGCAAGAGGTGGAGTTGCTATGAGTGATGCTACTGAACAATATATCGACAAGTTTTGGCATATGTTAGATGAATTACTCAATGCATTACTCTTTGTTTTAATTGGTTTAGAAGTTCTAGTAGTAGAAATAAAAAGCTCGTACTGGATTATAGCAATACTCGGCTTAATTTTAATGTTAGTTGCAAGATATATTTCTGTGAGTATTCCTTATTTACTAGTTAATAAAAAATCAAAACTACCTAAAGAAACACCTTTTTTAATGACTTGGGGCGGATTAAGAGGTGGTTTGTCAATTGCTATGGCATTGTCTATTAGCAAATCATTACCAGAAAAAGATTTATGGGTTTTTGTTACCTATATTATCGTGTTGTTTGCTATAATTGTTCAAGCAACTACTTTGAAGAAAATTTTAAATAAATTATATAAATAA
- a CDS encoding APC family permease, translating to MSNHSTKKLNELSSTAICGNDISSSCLYVSALAILYAGQYAWISLLMVAFVLFLFRKIYGEVVGALPLNGGAYNALLNTTSKSTASLAATLTMLSYMATAVISASEAIHYFAHIVPKLNTIIEINFGIFQIELTYVILLTIVLLSLFMFLAIIGIGESAAVATGIFIFHLTSLVLLSGVCIFYLFMNGMDVFYQNNALPVKGGILTALYFGFAAAMLGISGFESSANFVEEQEKGVFPKTLRNMWIVVSVFNPLMAFLALSIIPVGNIDQHQESLLSYLGEVAGGHWLSAIISIDALLVLSGAVLTSYVGVGGLIERITLDRVMPNYFLKKNKRGSSYRIAIAFFLLCTSILLITKGKVAALAGVYTIAFLSVMALFGMGNILLKVKRQKLPRPIKSGWLSLVIAILAVLMAVIGNIELNPEYFAVFLKYFIPSILFVMFMLNRTTILKIIFNIVEYVFDKISSGTHHINKKILRMIADVSSQEFVFFTKGDDVATLNKVMHYIKKNEQTKRLKIVTVLPEGEHVNPKLLTDVEVLDRAYPEIKINFIEMEGKFGPELINELSEKWKIPSNFMFIGSPGDRFPYRIEELGGVRLII from the coding sequence ATGAGTAATCATTCAACAAAAAAATTAAACGAATTATCATCTACTGCAATTTGCGGAAACGATATTAGTTCTTCTTGTTTATATGTTTCAGCGTTAGCAATATTATATGCAGGTCAGTACGCATGGATTTCATTACTAATGGTTGCATTTGTATTATTTCTATTTAGAAAAATATATGGAGAAGTAGTAGGAGCATTGCCATTAAACGGTGGAGCATACAATGCATTATTGAATACTACAAGTAAGTCAACAGCATCGTTGGCAGCAACATTAACTATGTTATCGTATATGGCAACAGCTGTAATTTCTGCAAGCGAAGCCATACATTATTTTGCACATATAGTACCAAAATTAAATACTATAATAGAAATTAATTTTGGCATTTTTCAGATTGAATTAACTTATGTCATCTTATTAACTATTGTATTGTTGTCGCTATTTATGTTTTTGGCAATTATAGGAATAGGAGAGTCGGCAGCAGTGGCAACTGGTATTTTTATTTTTCATCTCACTTCGTTAGTATTATTATCTGGTGTATGTATTTTTTATTTATTTATGAATGGAATGGATGTCTTTTATCAAAATAATGCATTACCAGTAAAAGGTGGAATTCTAACGGCACTCTATTTTGGTTTTGCAGCTGCAATGCTAGGAATTTCTGGCTTTGAGAGTTCTGCTAACTTTGTAGAAGAACAAGAAAAAGGCGTTTTTCCTAAAACACTACGAAATATGTGGATAGTGGTTTCTGTGTTTAATCCATTAATGGCATTTTTAGCATTATCTATTATTCCAGTTGGTAATATCGATCAACACCAAGAGTCGCTATTATCTTATTTAGGTGAAGTTGCTGGCGGACATTGGTTGTCTGCTATTATTTCTATTGATGCATTACTAGTATTGAGTGGTGCTGTTTTAACATCATATGTTGGCGTTGGTGGTTTAATTGAAAGGATTACGCTAGATAGAGTAATGCCAAATTACTTTTTAAAGAAAAACAAAAGAGGTAGTTCTTATAGAATTGCCATTGCTTTCTTTTTGTTGTGTACTTCTATTTTATTAATTACTAAAGGAAAAGTAGCTGCTTTAGCTGGAGTTTACACCATAGCATTTTTAAGTGTAATGGCTTTATTTGGAATGGGAAATATATTATTAAAAGTAAAACGACAAAAGTTACCACGACCAATAAAATCTGGTTGGTTGTCTTTAGTAATAGCAATTTTAGCAGTGTTAATGGCTGTAATTGGAAATATTGAACTCAATCCAGAATATTTTGCAGTGTTCTTAAAATATTTTATTCCATCTATTTTGTTTGTGATGTTTATGTTGAATAGAACAACAATACTTAAAATAATATTTAATATAGTAGAATATGTTTTTGATAAGATTTCATCAGGAACACACCATATCAATAAAAAAATATTAAGAATGATTGCAGATGTAAGCTCTCAAGAATTTGTGTTTTTTACCAAAGGCGATGATGTTGCTACACTTAATAAGGTAATGCATTATATTAAGAAAAATGAACAAACCAAACGACTTAAAATTGTAACCGTATTACCAGAAGGCGAACATGTCAATCCTAAGTTGCTTACCGATGTAGAAGTACTAGACAGAGCTTATCCTGAAATAAAAATTAATTTTATAGAAATGGAAGGCAAGTTTGGTCCAGAGTTAATCAATGAGTTGTCAGAAAAATGGAAAATACCAAGCAACTTTATGTTTATAGGTTCGCCAGGAGATAGGTTTCCGTATAGAATTGAAGAACTTGGTGGCGTTAGATTGATTATATAG
- a CDS encoding deoxyribodipyrimidine photo-lyase, with product MSTAVFWFRRDLSLDDNVGLYHCLKNHDAVIPIFVFDENILSDLRNQSLQYTLDKRLIFIYDALMKMNDELKKNGSAIQLYHGTPLTVFQKIIQNHTKIDAVYTNHDYEPYAIQRDKQITELLKSKNIAFYSYKNQVIFEKGEVLKEDNSLYKVFTPYSNKWKATLLQTDIKIYDISQFKHKFNSLSNNSTLVLQNVGFQYFKINFSSTLINDNILIDYVKQRDFPAINGTSNLSVHLRFGTISIRKLLNHALEIKANTFVNELIWREFFMMILYHYPNVVNQSFKPEYDKIVWRNNENEFEAWCNGQTGYPIVDAGMRELNETGLMHNRVRMITASFLCKHLLIDWRLGEAYFAKKLLDYELSSNNGNWQWIAGTGVDAAPYFRIFNPTAQTKKFDANLKYINKWIPELNSLTYPKPIVEHNFARQRCIKTYKRYLH from the coding sequence ATGTCAACAGCAGTATTTTGGTTTAGAAGAGATTTATCATTAGACGATAATGTTGGTTTATATCATTGCTTAAAAAATCATGATGCAGTGATTCCAATTTTTGTTTTTGATGAAAATATTTTGAGTGATTTGCGAAATCAATCGCTACAATATACTTTAGACAAGCGACTCATTTTTATCTACGATGCTTTGATGAAAATGAATGATGAATTGAAAAAAAATGGCAGTGCAATACAATTGTATCATGGTACACCTTTAACTGTTTTTCAAAAAATCATACAAAATCATACAAAAATAGATGCTGTTTATACCAATCACGACTATGAACCTTATGCTATTCAAAGAGATAAACAAATTACGGAGTTGCTTAAAAGCAAAAATATAGCATTTTATAGCTATAAAAATCAAGTCATTTTTGAAAAAGGAGAGGTGTTGAAAGAAGATAACTCACTTTATAAAGTATTTACGCCATATAGTAACAAATGGAAAGCAACATTACTTCAAACAGACATCAAAATTTATGATATAAGCCAGTTTAAACACAAGTTCAATTCCTTGAGTAATAATTCAACTTTAGTATTACAAAATGTTGGCTTTCAGTATTTTAAAATAAATTTTTCATCAACATTAATAAATGATAACATACTTATAGATTATGTTAAACAGCGAGATTTTCCTGCAATAAATGGAACTTCTAATTTAAGCGTACATCTTAGATTTGGCACCATTTCTATACGCAAATTATTGAATCATGCACTAGAAATCAAAGCCAATACCTTTGTAAATGAATTAATTTGGCGTGAGTTTTTTATGATGATTTTATACCATTATCCAAATGTGGTCAATCAATCATTTAAGCCAGAATATGATAAAATTGTTTGGCGAAACAATGAAAACGAATTTGAAGCTTGGTGTAATGGTCAAACTGGTTATCCAATTGTAGATGCTGGAATGCGTGAGTTAAACGAAACTGGATTGATGCACAATCGTGTACGCATGATTACAGCAAGTTTTCTGTGTAAGCATTTATTAATTGATTGGCGACTTGGTGAAGCATATTTTGCAAAAAAATTGTTGGATTATGAATTATCGTCGAATAATGGCAATTGGCAATGGATTGCAGGAACTGGCGTTGATGCAGCTCCATATTTTAGAATTTTTAATCCAACAGCACAAACTAAAAAATTTGATGCGAATTTAAAGTATATCAATAAATGGATTCCTGAGTTAAATTCACTGACTTATCCAAAACCAATTGTAGAACATAATTTTGCACGACAAAGATGTATTAAAACTTACAAACGATATTTACACTAA
- a CDS encoding SCP2 sterol-binding domain-containing protein codes for MTTLTDISNYLTERANTKGVIDTILKFVFPEGVVVVDGTSGHYNIHQNDIVNENCTIFIDTKTFDKIRNKQLNPIMAYTFRKLKVKGDIDVALKVIGFL; via the coding sequence ATGACAACGCTAACAGATATAAGTAACTATTTAACAGAAAGAGCGAATACAAAAGGTGTAATAGATACTATTTTAAAATTTGTATTTCCAGAAGGTGTAGTAGTTGTAGATGGAACAAGTGGACACTATAACATACACCAAAACGATATAGTTAATGAAAACTGTACAATTTTTATAGATACCAAAACATTTGATAAAATTAGAAACAAGCAACTCAATCCAATTATGGCATATACCTTTAGAAAACTAAAAGTAAAAGGCGATATAGATGTTGCACTAAAAGTAATTGGATTTTTGTAA
- a CDS encoding acyl-CoA desaturase, which yields MTTSIPTKEQLKGFEQELETLRLKTLADLGEYDEKHIKKIIRIQRWLEVGGRTALMGGLFPPFWLLGTAMLSVSKILDNMEIGHNVMHGQYDWMNDPKIHSANFEWDTACDGNSWKQTHNFEHHTFTNILGKDRDYGYGVLRIDEEQEFRFEDYFNIIKFALLSSFFQWGVALHEMEADRIVKGEVELKEKKGFLKAFAKKGARQFFKDYLFFPTLGLFTGATIPILLGNLTANFVRNIWASAVIFCGHFPEGSHTFNEEDCQNESKGQWYYRQILGSCNFEGGTLMHVMSGHLSCQVEHHLFPDIPSSRYRAMAVEVQKICKKYNIPYNTASFSKQYFTVIKKVIKHSVPNRELALA from the coding sequence ATGACAACAAGTATTCCAACTAAAGAACAATTAAAAGGTTTTGAGCAAGAGTTAGAAACATTGCGTTTAAAAACCTTAGCAGATTTAGGTGAATATGATGAAAAGCATATCAAAAAAATTATTCGCATACAAAGATGGTTAGAAGTTGGCGGAAGAACAGCACTAATGGGCGGATTATTTCCTCCATTTTGGTTGCTAGGAACAGCAATGTTGTCGGTATCTAAAATACTAGACAATATGGAAATTGGTCACAATGTAATGCACGGTCAATACGATTGGATGAACGACCCAAAAATTCATTCTGCTAATTTTGAATGGGACACTGCTTGCGATGGCAACTCTTGGAAACAAACACACAATTTTGAACATCATACTTTTACTAATATATTAGGTAAAGACAGAGACTACGGTTATGGTGTACTACGAATTGATGAAGAACAAGAATTTAGATTTGAAGACTACTTCAATATCATCAAATTTGCACTATTAAGTTCATTTTTTCAATGGGGCGTTGCACTACACGAAATGGAAGCTGATAGAATTGTAAAAGGAGAGGTGGAGTTAAAAGAGAAAAAAGGTTTCTTAAAAGCATTTGCTAAGAAAGGAGCGAGGCAGTTCTTTAAAGACTACTTATTTTTTCCAACATTAGGATTATTTACTGGTGCTACCATTCCAATTTTACTAGGAAATTTAACCGCTAATTTTGTAAGAAATATTTGGGCTTCTGCAGTAATTTTTTGTGGACATTTTCCAGAAGGTTCACATACATTCAATGAAGAAGACTGTCAAAATGAAAGCAAAGGGCAGTGGTATTATAGACAAATTTTAGGTTCTTGTAATTTTGAAGGAGGAACACTAATGCATGTTATGAGCGGACATTTAAGTTGTCAAGTAGAACATCATTTATTTCCAGATATTCCATCATCAAGATATAGAGCAATGGCAGTAGAAGTACAAAAAATATGCAAAAAGTATAACATACCGTACAATACAGCTTCATTTAGTAAACAATATTTTACGGTAATTAAAAAAGTAATCAAACATTCTGTACCAAATAGAGAATTGGCTTTAGCATAA